TGCATGCGCTGCCGGCCGGCGGACGCCGACGTTCGACCCGAGTGGGTTCGGGCTCTCCTCGAGGAAATCGACCGCGCGCCGTCCGGTCGAATCACGGAGGAGGATCTTCACGAGCGCGGCATCGATCCCTCAACCGCGCGGAGATATTTTATGAAGCATTATGGGATGACGTTTCAAGCGTTTGCTCGATCGCGCCGAATGGGAGAGGCGCAGCGTGTCTTGCGGGGCGGAGGGGCCCTCGACGACGCGGTCTTCGAGTGCGGATACGAATCGCACAGCGGATTCCGGGACGCGTTCGCGCGCGTTTTCGGGAAGCCGCCGGGGAGGAGCCGTGCGTCGGAATGCGTCTCGCTCGGGTGGTTTCCGAGTCCTCTCGGGCCGCTCGTCGCCGGTTCCATCCCGAGCGGAATCTGCCTTCTTGAGTTCGCCGATCGTTTCCTCGCGGAACCGCGCCTCGCGTCCGCGCGGAGAGCGTTCCACATCCCCCTGGTCCCCCGCTCCACCGATCTCTTGAAGAGGCTGAGCGAAGAGGTTTCCGGATACTTCGCTCGGGAAGTGCGCCGCTTCACAGTACCGCTCGTCTGCTCGGGGACCCCGTTCCAACGGAGAGTCTGGGACGAGCTCCTCAAGATCCCATACGGCGAGACGCGCTCTTACGACGACCTTGCCCGCGCGATCGGCTCTCCGGCGGGGCGGCGCGCGGTGGGAAGCGCGAACGGTCGAAACCCGATCGCGATCGTGATCCCGTGCCACCGGGTGGTGAACAAGGACGGACGCCTCGGCGGGTACGGAGGCGGTCTCAGACGAAAGCAATATCTCCTCGATCTCGAGCGCGCGGGAACTCACCCAGCGAGGACGGCCTGATCGTCGGTCGACGGCGGACGCTCGCCGCCGCCACCCGCCGTGGTGGCGTTGGTGGACGGCGGGTCACTCCTTCGCGCCGCATGCGCGAAGGAGCTTCCTCGCCACCCCGTCGCTCTTCGCGACGGGGAGCTCCGGCTCGGTCGTGTCGGCGGCTGTCCGTTCGATGCTCGTTCTTGCCCGCCGCGGCGGCCTGGGGGAGGGAATAGGCTAGCCCCTGAGCGCGACGGTGAGCACCATGATCACGATGCCGATCAGCGCGCCGCCCGCGATCACTCCGGCGCAGATCGTCTCCTGGTTCGCCACGATGTTCACGTTCATCCACGACTTCGGGTTCGTGAAGCGCCGCGCGAGCAGCCAAAAGAT
This window of the Candidatus Eisenbacteria bacterium genome carries:
- a CDS encoding bifunctional transcriptional activator/DNA repair protein Ada, which codes for MERACRERDASYDGIFFLAVRTTGVFCRPSCPARRPLPRNVEYFPSAREALKAGYRACMRCRPADADVRPEWVRALLEEIDRAPSGRITEEDLHERGIDPSTARRYFMKHYGMTFQAFARSRRMGEAQRVLRGGGALDDAVFECGYESHSGFRDAFARVFGKPPGRSRASECVSLGWFPSPLGPLVAGSIPSGICLLEFADRFLAEPRLASARRAFHIPLVPRSTDLLKRLSEEVSGYFAREVRRFTVPLVCSGTPFQRRVWDELLKIPYGETRSYDDLARAIGSPAGRRAVGSANGRNPIAIVIPCHRVVNKDGRLGGYGGGLRRKQYLLDLERAGTHPARTA